The following coding sequences are from one Candidatus Ancaeobacter aquaticus window:
- a CDS encoding DUF3307 domain-containing protein: protein MFLFIRLVLAHFIADFPLQTNYIYSLKIKGHWGLFVHSFMIFIVAVLFAVPFLHLWSVWVLLITIAVLHYIIDWSKTVLNKYITKKNIFTGFIADQVVHLSIYLLCFMIPLNGTDPYITTPYFWAIFYNNDVYIIYAIFFVVAAFASTYLIDTAKLSFFPNFAPGTALQSLELYEMCERCIIFNAVFLAGPYLLLIPLALIPRFLIAHFTKKKDLSQSYTVTGIQIGLNAALPLVCGIVLQFIL, encoded by the coding sequence ATGTTTTTATTCATAAGACTCGTGTTAGCACATTTTATTGCTGATTTTCCTTTGCAGACAAATTATATATACAGTCTAAAAATAAAAGGACATTGGGGTCTTTTTGTCCATTCATTCATGATATTTATAGTTGCAGTGCTTTTTGCCGTACCTTTCCTACATCTGTGGTCTGTCTGGGTTCTCTTAATAACAATCGCGGTATTACATTATATTATCGATTGGTCTAAAACAGTATTAAATAAATATATTACCAAAAAAAATATCTTTACAGGTTTTATAGCCGACCAAGTTGTACACTTATCAATCTATTTGCTCTGTTTTATGATCCCCCTAAATGGTACCGATCCATACATTACTACCCCTTATTTCTGGGCAATTTTTTATAACAATGATGTCTATATTATCTACGCAATATTTTTTGTCGTTGCGGCTTTTGCCTCAACATACCTGATCGATACAGCAAAATTATCGTTTTTTCCTAACTTTGCTCCAGGGACAGCGTTGCAATCATTAGAACTATACGAAATGTGTGAACGATGCATTATTTTTAATGCGGTATTCCTCGCTGGCCCATACCTTTTACTTATTCCTCTTGCCCTTATACCGCGTTTTTTAATCGCTCATTTCACAAAGAAAAAAGACCTTTCACAGAGTTACACAGTAACAGGAATTCAAATTGGCTTGAATGCT
- a CDS encoding AEC family transporter, with protein sequence MFTVTLSKIFIVFLLIAVGFVLDKKKFVSREALQSLSRVVIYIMLPALIFSAIITQFNREAILSGYILPLLGVMTFLSGGLLGWILVRFFKENDPVKKNTVIFLMLINNYGFITLPLVYMLFGESGVALLFLHNLGCEIVFWTVGMWLLKGGKFSPKTLKSLVNPPFISLMLSIGIVLLNAQSFVPAFLLEACDTLGKGVIPLIMLVIGSTLAEIEFRDGALFDKKLIWIIVSRIVVVPIFVIIILLYLPIPEMYRNIAIIVAVMPSASSTPLFMKQFGGDTIFAAKAVFFTTLLSAITIPILLTIFLKQ encoded by the coding sequence ATGTTTACAGTAACGCTTTCAAAAATCTTTATTGTTTTTTTACTCATTGCGGTTGGATTTGTTCTTGATAAAAAGAAATTTGTATCAAGAGAAGCTTTGCAGAGTTTGAGCAGGGTCGTTATTTACATTATGCTTCCGGCTCTGATTTTTTCAGCGATAATCACACAGTTTAATAGAGAAGCGATCTTATCCGGTTATATTCTGCCTCTATTAGGTGTAATGACTTTTTTAAGTGGTGGTTTGCTTGGCTGGATACTTGTCCGTTTTTTTAAAGAGAATGATCCGGTTAAAAAAAATACCGTAATATTTCTTATGCTTATAAATAATTATGGTTTTATTACCTTGCCGCTCGTTTACATGCTTTTTGGTGAGAGCGGTGTGGCGTTACTCTTTTTACATAACTTGGGCTGCGAAATTGTTTTCTGGACAGTAGGCATGTGGCTTTTAAAAGGAGGGAAATTCTCCCCGAAAACTTTAAAATCACTTGTTAATCCGCCGTTTATATCGCTCATGCTCAGTATCGGTATAGTTTTGCTTAATGCGCAATCTTTTGTGCCGGCTTTCTTGCTCGAGGCGTGCGATACACTTGGAAAGGGTGTAATACCACTTATAATGCTGGTTATAGGCTCAACATTAGCTGAGATTGAATTTCGTGATGGGGCATTGTTTGATAAGAAACTTATATGGATTATTGTATCCCGTATAGTTGTCGTTCCCATTTTCGTTATCATCATATTGTTGTATTTGCCGATACCTGAGATGTACAGGAATATTGCTATAATTGTAGCGGTGATGCCTTCTGCTTCTAGTACCCCGTTATTTATGAAACAATTTGGTGGAGATACAATATTTGCGGCAAAAGCGGTGTTTTTTACAACTCTTTTAAGTGCTATTACTATACCCATACTTTTAACAATTTTTTTAAAACAATAG
- the rpsO gene encoding 30S ribosomal protein S15 — protein sequence MLEKKGKEEIVSKHKLHEKDTGSSDVQIALLTERINMLSKHLEVNKKDHSSRRGLLRLVAQRRKLLDYLSRTENKRYQDLIKKLKLRK from the coding sequence ATGTTAGAGAAGAAAGGTAAAGAGGAAATTGTATCGAAGCATAAATTACATGAAAAAGATACCGGTTCTTCAGATGTTCAAATTGCGCTCTTAACTGAACGCATAAATATGCTTTCTAAGCATCTTGAAGTGAACAAAAAGGATCATAGCTCAAGAAGAGGACTTTTGCGGTTGGTAGCTCAAAGAAGAAAATTGCTAGATTATCTAAGCAGAACTGAAAACAAACGATATCAGGATCTAATTAAGAAATTGAAACTGAGGAAATAA
- the pnp gene encoding polyribonucleotide nucleotidyltransferase, translated as MISRVECELNGRTLQIETGLMAKQADGAVTVRYGDTMILATVVSPEKLKEGLDFFPLTVDYREKTSAAGKFPGGYLKREGRPTEKEILTARLTDRPIRPLFPKGYLYEVQIMISVISSDGENDPDMLALIGASAALTVSDIPFLGPIGAVRVGMIDGEYVINPTPEQLLTSDLDLVIAGTEKAVMMVEGSSKELSEEVMLKAVMTGHEEIKAVVAIQKELQEKCGRAKREPELFTVDKEIYATLESTYTKDTLAALDIMEKGKRMDAMKVIKEAAVALFVEKDPEIDEGSVKSAFRELEKHLVRENILNEGKRGDGRSPKDIRDISCLIGLLPRAHGSALFTRGETQALASTTLGSSKDAQKSDGLMGEFSKSFMLHYNFPSFSVGEARPNRGVGRREIGHGVLAEKSLLEVMPSAEDFPYTVKIVSDILESNGSSSMATVCGGCLSLMDAGVPIKAPVAGIAMGLVTGENKTVVLSDILGSEDGAGDMDFKVAGTEKGITGFQMDIKIEGINEQIMQEALAQAKEGRMHILGKMTSALASPRSDLSEYAPRITTLRIDKEKIGTLIGPGGKNIKKIIEETGAEININDEGIVSISTNQKEAAEKAIAAVQMCTADVEVGKVYTGTVKNVTAFGAFVEVLPGKEGLVHISKLAHHRVNKVEDEVNVGDEVTVKAMEIDDRGRLSLSRKACMEPEEAKKDE; from the coding sequence ATGATTTCACGCGTTGAATGTGAGTTAAATGGACGTACATTACAAATTGAAACAGGTCTTATGGCTAAACAGGCAGACGGTGCTGTTACTGTAAGATACGGAGATACAATGATTCTTGCGACAGTGGTGTCTCCTGAAAAGTTAAAAGAGGGTCTCGATTTTTTCCCGCTTACCGTTGATTATAGGGAAAAAACTTCTGCTGCAGGAAAGTTTCCGGGCGGATACCTCAAAAGAGAAGGAAGACCTACTGAAAAGGAAATTTTAACTGCACGTCTTACTGATAGACCGATCAGGCCCCTTTTCCCAAAAGGATATCTCTATGAAGTACAAATAATGATTTCGGTTATTTCATCTGATGGGGAAAATGATCCTGATATGCTTGCGCTGATCGGGGCAAGTGCCGCTCTTACGGTTTCAGATATTCCGTTTCTCGGACCAATAGGTGCTGTACGCGTTGGTATGATCGATGGAGAGTATGTCATTAATCCAACACCTGAGCAGCTTCTTACAAGTGATCTGGACTTGGTTATTGCAGGGACAGAGAAAGCCGTTATGATGGTTGAGGGAAGCTCAAAGGAACTTTCTGAAGAGGTGATGCTCAAAGCGGTAATGACTGGTCATGAAGAGATCAAGGCTGTTGTAGCCATACAAAAAGAATTGCAAGAAAAATGCGGCAGGGCAAAGAGAGAGCCTGAACTTTTTACTGTTGATAAAGAAATTTATGCTACGTTAGAAAGTACGTACACCAAAGACACTCTTGCTGCATTGGATATCATGGAAAAAGGGAAGAGAATGGACGCCATGAAAGTTATCAAAGAAGCGGCTGTTGCTCTTTTTGTTGAAAAAGATCCCGAGATCGATGAAGGATCTGTAAAATCGGCTTTCCGTGAACTCGAAAAACATTTGGTGAGAGAAAATATTCTCAACGAAGGGAAAAGAGGCGACGGTCGTTCACCAAAAGATATAAGAGATATATCGTGTCTTATCGGTCTTTTGCCTAGAGCTCATGGTTCTGCGCTATTTACCAGAGGTGAAACTCAGGCTCTTGCGTCAACAACCCTCGGTTCTTCGAAAGATGCACAGAAATCTGATGGACTTATGGGTGAGTTCTCAAAAAGTTTTATGCTCCATTATAATTTCCCTTCCTTCAGTGTTGGTGAGGCAAGACCAAACAGAGGCGTAGGAAGACGCGAGATCGGTCACGGTGTGCTTGCTGAAAAATCGCTTTTAGAGGTGATGCCGTCAGCTGAAGATTTTCCGTATACGGTAAAAATCGTTTCAGATATTCTTGAGTCAAATGGTTCTTCTTCAATGGCAACCGTATGTGGAGGATGTTTATCTCTTATGGATGCCGGTGTTCCTATTAAGGCTCCTGTTGCCGGGATCGCTATGGGGCTCGTGACCGGTGAGAATAAGACTGTTGTTCTCTCAGACATATTGGGATCTGAAGATGGTGCTGGCGATATGGACTTTAAAGTTGCTGGGACTGAAAAAGGTATCACAGGATTCCAGATGGATATCAAGATAGAAGGTATTAATGAGCAGATTATGCAAGAAGCCTTAGCGCAAGCAAAAGAAGGTAGAATGCATATCCTCGGGAAGATGACGAGCGCTCTTGCTTCGCCGCGTTCAGATCTCTCAGAGTATGCTCCGCGTATTACAACGCTCAGGATCGATAAAGAAAAGATTGGTACATTGATCGGACCTGGCGGTAAAAATATTAAGAAAATCATTGAAGAAACAGGTGCTGAAATCAATATTAATGATGAAGGTATCGTATCAATTTCTACGAATCAAAAAGAAGCTGCTGAAAAAGCAATTGCAGCAGTCCAAATGTGTACTGCAGATGTTGAAGTTGGCAAAGTGTATACCGGTACTGTTAAAAATGTGACTGCTTTCGGCGCATTTGTTGAAGTGCTTCCAGGTAAAGAAGGTCTTGTTCATATCTCTAAACTTGCTCATCATCGAGTAAATAAAGTTGAAGATGAGGTTAATGTTGGCGATGAAGTGACCGTTAAAGCAATGGAAATCGATGACCGCGGCAGATTAAGTCTGAGCAGAAAAGCGTGCATGGAACCTGAGGAAGCAAAAAAAGACGAATAA